One Papaver somniferum cultivar HN1 chromosome 10, ASM357369v1, whole genome shotgun sequence genomic window carries:
- the LOC113316173 gene encoding uncharacterized protein LOC113316173: MWLTHPNFMEVVSTCWTEHIVGDPSFVFQQKLKKLKNFLRERNWNVFGNINVKIKEAEEEVHRAMILSDNNPSDTEALDRLVNAENNYNFKEVQLKIMLQQKARIKWVKEGSTNTSFFHTNLKIKQSRNFISELEDVNEEADSLLEVIPEVIIEEDQQMLDAVPNAEEIKDAIFSMDPDSSPGPDGFTGFMVNGGPHGFFSVGRGLRQGDPLSPTLFVIIEDVLSRCIHKIVQDGMIAPMVVRKGEHPTHLFFVDDVFIFCNGAKKSLDNLIKLLNKYQKGSGQIINKAKSKLFIDGTSNKGVYANGVK; the protein is encoded by the exons ATGTGGCTAACTCATCCAAATTTTATGGAAGTAGTTTCTACCTGCTGGACTGAACATATTGTTGGTGATCCATCTTTTGTCTTTCAACAAAAATTAAAGAAGCTGAAGAATTTTCTTAGGGAGCGGAACTGGAATGTGTTTGGAAATATAAATGTTAAGATCAAAGAAGCCGAAGAAGAAGTTCATAGAGCAATGATATTATCTGACAACAATCCTTCTGATACTGAAGCTTTGGACAGACTGGTCAATGCAGAGAATAATTATAATTTTAAAGAGGTTCAACTCAAAATTATGCTCCAACAAAAAGCTAGAATAAAATGGGTCAAGGAAGGATCAACTAATACAAGCTTCTTTCATACTAATTTGAAGATCAAGCAATCAAGAAATTTCATTAGTGAGCTGGAGGATGTCAATG AAGAAGCTGACTCTCTTTTAGAAGTTATTCCAGAGGTAATCATAGAAGAGGATCAACAAATGCTTGATGCAGTTCCTAATGCAGAAGAAATAAAAGATGCAATTTTTAGCATGGATCCTGATAGTTCaccaggtccagatggatttaCTGGAT TCATGGTAAATGGGGGTCCTCATGGTTTCTTCTCTGTGGGTAGGGGCCTGAGACAAGGTGACCCTTTGTCTCCAACTCTGTTTGTCATTATCGAAGATGTTTTAAGCAGATGTATTCATAAAATAGTTCAGGATGGAATGATAGCTCCAATGGTTGTGAGAAAAGGTGAACATCCAACACACTTGTTTTTTGTAGATGATGTCTTCATCTTTTGCAATGGTGCCAAGAAAAGTTTGGACAATCTAATAAAGTTGCTGAATAAATATCAAAAGGGCTCCGGTCAGATCATTAATAAAGCAAAGAGTAAGCTATTTATAGATGGTACTTCAAATAAAGGAGTTTATGCAAATGGAGTTAAGTGA
- the LOC113319156 gene encoding histone acetyltransferase GCN5-like isoform X2, translating into MSAHSAHSTAPVRSRTSQTPSPSHSASASIGSSVHNKRKLPLSSDQLPAHPFSFSDTRDGVLTSNDDPESISARGGGGIYNTDFDSEELIDEEEEEEEEDDDDDDEEDNDSMRVFNTARLANNPNLTRNTKKNKNFPLKVETSKGDIGKEVRVGNGIPASTVVRSLSGIVVKEDLVKGIFTDNIQTTGAYSAREESLKREEEAGRLKFVCFYNDGIDEHMVWLIGLKNIFARQLPNMPKEYIVRLVMDRTHKSVMIVRHNHVVGGITYRPYLSQKFGEIAFCAITADEQVKGYGTRLMNHLKQHARDVDGLTHFLTYADNNAVGYFIKQGFTKEIYLDKDRWQGYIKDYDGGILMECKMDPKLPYTDLSTMIRKQRQAIDGKIRELSNCHIIYPGIDFQKKEAGIPKRIIKIKDIPGLREAGWTPDQWDHQQSRAMSTSADGIAYCQSLNAFMHTLLKMMHENPDAWPFKEPVDSRDVPDYYDVIKDPVDLKTLSKRLESGQYYVTLEMFVADAKRMFSNAHTYNSPETIYHKCATRLEKFFMSKVESGLQASSKNSAIMNM; encoded by the exons ACCATTATCATCAGATCAATTACCAGCACACCCCTTTTCATTTTCCGATACAAGAGACGGAGTTCTTACTTCAAATGATGATCCTGAAAGTATTAGTGCTCGTGGTGGTGGAGGAATTTATAATACTGATTTCGATTCAGAAGAATtaatagatgaagaagaagaagaagaagaagaagatgatgacgaCGACGATGAAGAAGATAATGATTCAATGAGAGTTTTTAACACTGCTAGATTAGCAAACAACCCGAATTTAACTAGAAAtacaaagaagaataagaattttCCATTAAAGGTTGAAACTTCGAAGGGGGATATTGGTAAGGAAGTCCGTGTGGGGAATGGAATTCCAGCATCAACTGTGGTTAGGTCACTTTCCGGAATTGTGGTTAAGGAAGATTTGGTGAAAGGGATATTTACTGATAATATACAAACTACTGGTGCTTATAGTGCTAGAGAAGAAAGCTTAAAGAGAGAG GAGGAAGCTGGACGACTGAAGTTTGTGTGCTTTTACAACGACGGAATTGATGAGCATATGGTTTG GCTAATAGGGCTGAAGAATATTTTTGCAAGACAATTACCCAATATGCCCAAGGAATACATTGTTCGTCTTGTCATGGATAG AACCCACAAATCTGTAATGATTGTCAGGCACAATCATGTTGTTGGTGGCATAACATATCGCCCATATCTCAG TCAAAAATTTGGAGAGATTGCCTTTTGTGCAATTACAGCAGATGAACAAGTAAAAGGGTATGGGACAAGATTGATGAATCACCTAAAACAGCATGCTCGTGATGTTGATGGGCTCACTCATTTTCTAACTTATGCAGACAACAATGCTGTTGGTTATTTTATTAAGCAG GGGTTCACAAAGGAGATTTATTTGGACAAAGATAGATGGCAAGG GTATATTAAAGACTATGATGGAGGAATCCTCATGGAATGCAAAATGGATCCTAAGCTTCCTTACACTGATTTGTCAACTATGATCCGCAAACAGAGGCAG GCAATCGATGGAAAGATACGAGAACTCTCAAACTGTCACATTATCTATCCAGGAATTGACTTTCAAAAG AAGGAAGCTGGCATTCCAAAAAGAATAATCAAAATCAAGGATATTCCTGGCTTGA GAGAAGCTGGGTGGACTCCTGACCAGTGGGATCATCAGCAAAGTAGGGCAATGAGCACTTCAGCAGACGGCATCGCTTATTGCCAGTCCTTGAATGCCTTTATGCACACTCTTCTAAAG ATGATGCATGAAAACCCTGATGCTTGGCCATTCAAGGAACCAGTTGATTCACGCGATGTCCCTGATTATTATGATGTCATCAAAGACCCTGTTG atttaaAGACGCTATCGAAACGGCTGGAGTCGGGGCAATATTACGTTACGCTTGAGATGTTTGTTGCAGATGCGAAGAGGATGTTCTCTAATGCTCACACCTACAACTCGCCAGAGACTATCTATCATAAATGTGCTACCAG GCTAGAAAAGTTCTTTATGAGTAAAGTTGAATCTGGTCTCCAAGCTTCTAGCAAAAATTCAGCTATAATGAATAT GTGA
- the LOC113319156 gene encoding histone acetyltransferase GCN5-like isoform X1, translated as MSAHSAHSTAPVRSRTSQTPSPSHSASASIGSSVHNKRKLPLSSDQLPAHPFSFSDTRDGVLTSNDDPESISARGGGGIYNTDFDSEELIDEEEEEEEEDDDDDDEEDNDSMRVFNTARLANNPNLTRNTKKNKNFPLKVETSKGDIGKEVRVGNGIPASTVVRSLSGIVVKEDLVKGIFTDNIQTTGAYSAREESLKREEEAGRLKFVCFYNDGIDEHMVWLIGLKNIFARQLPNMPKEYIVRLVMDRTHKSVMIVRHNHVVGGITYRPYLSQKFGEIAFCAITADEQVKGYGTRLMNHLKQHARDVDGLTHFLTYADNNAVGYFIKQGFTKEIYLDKDRWQGYIKDYDGGILMECKMDPKLPYTDLSTMIRKQRQAIDGKIRELSNCHIIYPGIDFQKKEAGIPKRIIKIKDIPGLREAGWTPDQWDHQQSRAMSTSADGIAYCQSLNAFMHTLLKMMHENPDAWPFKEPVDSRDVPDYYDVIKDPVDLKTLSKRLESGQYYVTLEMFVADAKRMFSNAHTYNSPETIYHKCATRLEKFFMSKVESGLQASSKNSAIMNM; from the exons ACCATTATCATCAGATCAATTACCAGCACACCCCTTTTCATTTTCCGATACAAGAGACGGAGTTCTTACTTCAAATGATGATCCTGAAAGTATTAGTGCTCGTGGTGGTGGAGGAATTTATAATACTGATTTCGATTCAGAAGAATtaatagatgaagaagaagaagaagaagaagaagatgatgacgaCGACGATGAAGAAGATAATGATTCAATGAGAGTTTTTAACACTGCTAGATTAGCAAACAACCCGAATTTAACTAGAAAtacaaagaagaataagaattttCCATTAAAGGTTGAAACTTCGAAGGGGGATATTGGTAAGGAAGTCCGTGTGGGGAATGGAATTCCAGCATCAACTGTGGTTAGGTCACTTTCCGGAATTGTGGTTAAGGAAGATTTGGTGAAAGGGATATTTACTGATAATATACAAACTACTGGTGCTTATAGTGCTAGAGAAGAAAGCTTAAAGAGAGAG GAGGAAGCTGGACGACTGAAGTTTGTGTGCTTTTACAACGACGGAATTGATGAGCATATGGTTTG GCTAATAGGGCTGAAGAATATTTTTGCAAGACAATTACCCAATATGCCCAAGGAATACATTGTTCGTCTTGTCATGGATAG AACCCACAAATCTGTAATGATTGTCAGGCACAATCATGTTGTTGGTGGCATAACATATCGCCCATATCTCAG TCAAAAATTTGGAGAGATTGCCTTTTGTGCAATTACAGCAGATGAACAAGTAAAAGGGTATGGGACAAGATTGATGAATCACCTAAAACAGCATGCTCGTGATGTTGATGGGCTCACTCATTTTCTAACTTATGCAGACAACAATGCTGTTGGTTATTTTATTAAGCAG GGGTTCACAAAGGAGATTTATTTGGACAAAGATAGATGGCAAGG GTATATTAAAGACTATGATGGAGGAATCCTCATGGAATGCAAAATGGATCCTAAGCTTCCTTACACTGATTTGTCAACTATGATCCGCAAACAGAGGCAG GCAATCGATGGAAAGATACGAGAACTCTCAAACTGTCACATTATCTATCCAGGAATTGACTTTCAAAAG AAGGAAGCTGGCATTCCAAAAAGAATAATCAAAATCAAGGATATTCCTGGCTTGA GAGAAGCTGGGTGGACTCCTGACCAGTGGGATCATCAGCAAAGTAGGGCAATGAGCACTTCAGCAGACGGCATCGCTTATTGCCAGTCCTTGAATGCCTTTATGCACACTCTTCTAAAG ATGATGCATGAAAACCCTGATGCTTGGCCATTCAAGGAACCAGTTGATTCACGCGATGTCCCTGATTATTATGATGTCATCAAAGACCCTGTTG atttaaAGACGCTATCGAAACGGCTGGAGTCGGGGCAATATTACGTTACGCTTGAGATGTTTGTTGCAGATGCGAAGAGGATGTTCTCTAATGCTCACACCTACAACTCGCCAGAGACTATCTATCATAAATGTGCTACCAG GCTAGAAAAGTTCTTTATGAGTAAAGTTGAATCTGGTCTCCAAGCTTCTAGCAAAAATTCAGCTATAATGAATATGTAG